A region of Lycium barbarum isolate Lr01 chromosome 3, ASM1917538v2, whole genome shotgun sequence DNA encodes the following proteins:
- the LOC132633304 gene encoding uncharacterized protein LOC132633304 — translation MSIEPFNRLVKLAARAFYDDITTKGDNQPKSGRSDNRGIAVVILDALTRRQWVREEDLAKDLKLHTKQLRRTLRFFEEEKLITRDHRKEGAKGAKVYNAAVAATVDGLHGKDGDDKIKMHTHSYCCLDYAQIYDVVRYRLHRMKKKLRDELDNKNTVQEYICPNCGKRYTALDALRLVSPEDEYFHCESCNGELVAESDKIASQGSADGDDNDRRRRREKLEDMLHRVEAQLKPLMDQLARVKDLPAPEFGSLQAWELRANAVARGANGDNANDSKSGQGLGFGGTPMPFVGETKVEVAFSGLEEKGDIKSEVSATPMKVLPPWMIKEGMNLTKEQRGEVKQESNTEGTSAAAGSSDDKKSIETEDVKNIKDEYVKAYYEALFKRQREQEEAAKMLPETSTTDGVYHTSTERQVGMKSKREEEDEGEDIEWEEAPPAGTNTTGALKVDLNVEADASGDDNDEEDDIDWEEG, via the exons ATGAGTATTGAGCCATTCAATAG GTTGGTGAAACTTGCTGCAAGAGCTTTTTATGATGACATTACGACTAAAGGAGACAATCAGCCAAAGTCCGGTAGAAGTGACAATCGAGGAATTGCAGTGGTGATTCTAGATGCGCTCACAAG GCGGCAATGGGTGAGGGAAGAAGACTTGGCAAAAGACTTGAAGTTGCACACGAAGCAACTACGCCGCACCTTGCGGTTCTTTGAAGAAGAAAAGCTCATCACACGGGACCATAGGAAAGAG GGAGCAAAGGGTGCAAAAGTATACAATGCTGCAGTTGCAGCTACTGTTGATGGCCTGCATGGGAAAGACGGAGATGACAAAATAAAGATGCATACTCATTCCTATTGCTGCCTGGACTATGCACAG ATATATGATGTTGTGAGGTACAGACTGCACCGAATGAAGAAAAAGTTAAGAGATGAGCTGGATAACAAAAACACAGTGCAGGAGTATATATGTCCCAACTGTGGGAAAAG ATATACTGCATTGGATGCATTGCGGCTGGTCTCTCCTGAGGATGAGTATTTCCATTGTGAAAGTTGCAATGGGGAACTAGTGGCAGAGAGCGACAAGATAGCTTCTCAAGGGTCTGCAGATGGGGATGACAATGATAGGAGACGACGTCGCGAGAAATTGGAAGACATGCTTCATAGGGTGGAG GCACAACTCAAACCATTGATGGATCAACTTGCCAGAGTAAAAGATTTACCCGCTCCTGAGTTTGGAAGCCTTCAAGCATGGGAATTGCGAGCCAACGCTGTGGCCCGAGGTGCAAATGGAGATAATGCAAATGACTCAAAGTCAGGACAAGGGCTTGGATTTGGTGGAACACCTATGCCTTTTGTTGGGGAGACAAAG GTTGAAGTTGCTTTCTCTGGTCTTGAGGAAAAAGGAGATATCAAATCTGAGGTTTCAGCTACACCAATGAAAGTTTTGCCTCCATGGATGATAAAGGAGGGAATGAATCTTACAAAGGAGCAGCGAGGAGAGGTCAAGCAAGAGTCGAATACGGAGGGTACTTCTGCTGCAGCGGGATCATCTGATGACAAGAAGTCCATAGAAACTGAGGATGTGAAAAATATAAAG GATGAATATGTTAAGGCATATTACGAGGCTCTATTCAAGCGGCAAAGAGAGCAAGAAGAAGCTGCCAAAATGTTACCAGAAACATCAACTACAGATGGAGTGTATCACACCTCTACTGAGCGCCAAGTTGGCATGAAATCCAAACGCGAAGAGGAGGACGAAGGAGAGGATATCGAATGGGAGGAGGCCCCACCTGCAG GTACTAATACAACTGGAGCTCTCAAGGTAGACTTGAATGTTGAAGCAGATGCTTCGGGAGACGACAACGATGAAGAAGATGACATAGACTGGGAAGAAGGTTGA
- the LOC132631523 gene encoding uncharacterized protein LOC132631523: MVLLTPPRTPGRVIAGSSKRLMVSFIGSMSLLALWLKKAGRGIKTQKLGDSPKLAKPRKFLATISNKAINLRHKKKSEGELVDEDFGDGGLWQRGILMGDKCQPLDFSGVIYYDQEGHRLSEVPMRSPRSSPMPSYLYASPRSAQVN; the protein is encoded by the coding sequence ATGGTTCTCTTAACACCACCACGAACTCCGGGTCGGGTTATAGCCGGATCATCAAAGCGACTTATGGTAAGCTTTATTGGTTCCATGTCTTTATTAGCTTTATGGTTGAAAAAAGCTGGCCGAGGAATTAAAACCCAAAAACTTGGCGATTCGCCTAAATTAGCGAAGCCAAGGAAGTTCTTAGCGACGATTAGTAACAAAGCGATTAATTTAAGGCATAAGAAGAAGTCTGAAGGGGAACTTGTTGATGAAGATTTTGGAGATGGAGGCCTCTGGCAGAGAGGTATTTTGATGGGTGATAAATGTCAGCCGTTGGATTTTTCCGGTGTAATTTATTATGATCAGGAGGGACATAGGTTGTCCGAGGTGCCCATGAGATCGCCAAGGTCGAGTCCTATGCCCAGTTATCTTTATGCTTCGCCAAGGTCAGCTCAAGTTAATTAG